In Desulfuribacillus alkaliarsenatis, the following proteins share a genomic window:
- a CDS encoding alpha/beta-type small acid-soluble spore protein, with product MGVGQERSSNWLVVPEAYQAMDKFKYEVASELGIQPPSSGYWGNMTSRDCGAVGGHMTRKLVQMGEQQLMNQKGSSTTF from the coding sequence ATGGGAGTTGGACAAGAGCGTTCTAGTAACTGGTTAGTAGTGCCTGAAGCTTACCAAGCAATGGATAAATTCAAGTATGAAGTTGCTAGTGAGTTAGGTATTCAACCGCCAAGCAGTGGTTACTGGGGTAACATGACATCTCGTGATTGTGGAGCCGTTGGAGGCCATATGACTCGTAAATTGGTTCAAATGGGTGAGCAACAATTAATGAACCAAAAAGGATCATCTACAACATTCTAA
- the rsmD gene encoding 16S rRNA (guanine(966)-N(2))-methyltransferase RsmD translates to MRVISGDKRGISLEAVPGQKTRPTTDRVKESIFNIITPYIDGGKVLDLFAGSGALGIETLSRGAEFAVFIDVSFNSIKCIKKNLAQTEYQKSAEVYKADWKTAIDKLAKREMKFDYVFLDPPYVEFQEKIPQIVTALEEKNLLCTNAIIVCEHENKYNMPLISAELFKQQHYKYGNTGITVLYRLGGN, encoded by the coding sequence TTGAGAGTTATTTCAGGAGACAAGCGAGGTATTTCATTAGAAGCTGTACCTGGCCAGAAAACGAGACCGACTACAGACAGGGTAAAGGAGTCAATATTTAATATAATTACACCCTACATTGATGGTGGGAAAGTATTAGATTTGTTTGCTGGATCGGGCGCCTTAGGTATAGAGACACTAAGTAGGGGTGCAGAATTCGCTGTTTTTATTGATGTTTCATTTAATTCTATCAAATGCATTAAAAAGAACCTGGCCCAAACTGAATATCAAAAAAGCGCAGAAGTTTATAAAGCTGATTGGAAAACAGCCATAGACAAACTTGCTAAGAGGGAAATGAAATTTGACTATGTATTTCTGGATCCACCATACGTTGAATTTCAAGAAAAAATACCTCAGATTGTGACAGCATTAGAAGAAAAAAATCTTTTATGCACAAATGCGATTATTGTTTGCGAGCATGAGAATAAATATAATATGCCGTTAATATCTGCAGAGTTATTCAAACAGCAACATTATAAGTACGGTAATACAGGAATAACAGTACTCTATAGACTGGGAGGCAATTAA
- the recG gene encoding ATP-dependent DNA helicase RecG, translating into MINIFSKPLEELKGIGPKTSSEFRSLGINTVKDLLDYFPFRYEDRSIQNEESFIDGQTITFTGKVIKNPYIQRRGRTARLILTVRLGDSRQIRCVWFNQPYLASKLKLNTEITITGKYSEQHKQITVSSYEIRADNREMIHSNGIIPIYFGTKSLNTNKIRKLIASILFMPQVEVAEALPEYLSERYKLIDRYQAYKWIHFPENSYQLKQAKRRLIFEEFFYYQLKIQQTRKFYKVNTKDKTREFDNDILNNFIEGLSFQLTDAQKNSLQEILTDMGSNKVMYRLLHGDVGSGKTIIATLALIANWTSNYQGVLMVPTEILAEQHFKNICSDVAHLGINVCLLTSKYTKSQRNNIIEGIQDKEFDIIIGTHALFQEDVIYADLGLVIIDEQHRFGVHQRELLRMKGKLPDLLLMSATPIPRTMAMTLYGDIDMSVLNELPASRKKIITKSDPLKHENKIFLQLKDILDNGQQLYIVCPLIEESEQLNLENVYEIAERLSDYFDSYKIGILHGRLTSIERENIMLEFIAGEINILVATTVIEVGVNVPNASAIVIYNAERFGLAQLHQLRGRVGRGSYQAYCYLITDSTTESSKARIDAMEKSNDGFFLAEQDLLLRGPGEMLGKRQSGLPTFKIGDVILDMKIMEVARMEAAQLVNDETLAEKVCLDNIITGSNFLA; encoded by the coding sequence ATGATAAATATATTTTCAAAGCCCTTAGAGGAATTAAAGGGTATAGGACCGAAAACGTCTTCGGAGTTTCGAAGCTTAGGTATAAATACAGTAAAGGATTTATTAGACTACTTCCCCTTTCGTTATGAAGATAGAAGTATCCAGAATGAAGAGAGCTTTATAGATGGGCAAACGATAACTTTTACTGGAAAAGTAATTAAAAATCCATATATACAACGAAGGGGAAGAACTGCTCGTCTTATTTTGACCGTTAGGTTAGGTGATTCACGTCAAATTAGATGTGTTTGGTTTAACCAGCCATATTTAGCTAGCAAACTTAAACTAAATACGGAAATAACGATTACAGGTAAGTATTCAGAGCAGCATAAACAAATAACAGTATCAAGCTATGAAATAAGGGCTGATAATCGGGAAATGATACACAGTAATGGTATCATTCCTATTTATTTTGGAACAAAATCATTGAATACGAATAAAATCAGAAAATTGATTGCAAGCATACTATTTATGCCACAAGTAGAAGTTGCGGAAGCGTTGCCAGAATATTTAAGTGAGCGCTATAAATTAATCGATAGGTATCAGGCATACAAATGGATACACTTTCCTGAAAATAGCTATCAGCTTAAGCAGGCCAAACGAAGGCTTATATTTGAAGAGTTTTTCTATTACCAATTAAAAATACAGCAGACTCGTAAGTTTTATAAAGTTAATACTAAGGATAAAACCCGTGAGTTTGACAATGATATACTAAACAATTTTATTGAAGGTCTAAGCTTTCAATTAACAGACGCTCAAAAAAATAGTCTTCAGGAAATTCTAACTGATATGGGTAGTAATAAAGTTATGTATCGTTTACTTCATGGTGATGTAGGGTCTGGGAAAACGATAATTGCTACTTTAGCGTTAATAGCAAATTGGACAAGTAATTATCAAGGTGTCTTAATGGTTCCGACGGAAATCTTAGCTGAGCAGCATTTTAAGAATATTTGTAGCGATGTTGCTCATTTGGGGATAAATGTTTGTTTGCTCACAAGTAAGTATACTAAATCCCAAAGAAATAATATAATCGAGGGCATTCAGGATAAAGAGTTCGATATTATAATCGGAACCCATGCTTTGTTTCAAGAAGATGTCATATATGCAGATTTAGGATTAGTAATAATTGATGAACAGCATCGTTTTGGTGTTCATCAAAGAGAGCTCTTGAGAATGAAGGGTAAATTGCCTGACTTGTTGCTAATGTCTGCAACGCCGATTCCGCGAACGATGGCCATGACCTTATATGGTGATATCGACATGTCGGTTTTAAATGAATTACCAGCAAGTAGGAAAAAAATCATAACTAAGTCCGACCCATTAAAACATGAAAACAAAATATTTTTACAATTAAAGGATATTTTAGATAATGGACAGCAGCTGTATATCGTATGTCCACTAATCGAAGAATCGGAACAGCTAAATTTGGAGAATGTATATGAAATAGCAGAGCGACTCTCTGACTACTTCGATTCATATAAAATAGGTATATTGCATGGTCGACTTACCAGCATTGAACGGGAGAATATTATGTTAGAGTTCATAGCTGGAGAAATCAACATACTCGTTGCAACAACAGTAATCGAGGTTGGTGTTAATGTACCTAACGCTTCAGCTATAGTCATATATAATGCTGAAAGATTCGGACTTGCTCAATTGCATCAGCTTAGGGGTAGGGTAGGTCGTGGTTCATATCAAGCTTACTGTTATCTAATTACTGATAGTACTACTGAGTCGTCAAAGGCTCGAATAGATGCAATGGAAAAATCAAATGATGGTTTTTTTCTCGCGGAACAGGATTTATTACTTAGGGGTCCTGGGGAAATGCTTGGAAAACGTCAAAGTGGCTTGCCGACATTTAAAATTGGTGATGTCATATTAGATATGAAGATTATGGAAGTGGCGAGAATGGAGGCTGCACAGCTTGTTAACGATGAGACCTTAGCCGAAAAAGTGTGTCTAGATAATATAATTACAGGAAGTAACTTCCTGGCATAA
- the coaD gene encoding pantetheine-phosphate adenylyltransferase, with protein MNIAVYPGSFDPVTYGHLDIIERGAKIFDKVVVAILENPNKNPLFSIDQRKQLLISATSNLSNVEIDSFHGLLADYMLHINARAIIKGLRAVSDFEYELQMASINKKLAPEVETFFMMTNNNYSFLSSSVVKEVAKYGGDISDLVPENVLEAFKKIYD; from the coding sequence GTGAACATAGCAGTTTACCCTGGAAGTTTTGATCCAGTTACATACGGGCACCTTGATATCATTGAGCGAGGAGCAAAAATCTTTGATAAGGTTGTCGTTGCAATTTTAGAAAATCCAAATAAAAATCCCCTTTTTTCTATTGATCAGCGAAAGCAGCTACTGATATCGGCAACTTCGAACTTAAGTAATGTAGAAATCGATAGCTTCCATGGGTTATTAGCTGATTATATGCTACACATAAATGCAAGGGCTATAATAAAAGGGTTACGAGCCGTCTCTGATTTTGAATATGAACTACAAATGGCGTCAATAAATAAGAAGCTAGCGCCAGAAGTTGAAACATTTTTTATGATGACAAACAATAATTATTCTTTTTTAAGCTCAAGCGTCGTAAAAGAGGTCGCAAAATATGGTGGAGATATTAGTGATTTAGTTCCTGAAAATGTATTAGAGGCTTTTAAAAAAATCTACGATTAA